A single genomic interval of Terriglobales bacterium harbors:
- the ilvN gene encoding acetolactate synthase small subunit codes for MLHTFVVYVENKPGVLNRVSSLFRRRAYNIESLTVGHTEKEGVSRMTIVVDTDEGGAFRLQANLYKLVNVLLVEDISAAAAVKRDLAMIKVQTTGENRSHILQLAHVFRARVVDVAPESIIVEITGTEDKIDGLLEVLRPYGVLEMVRTGRVAMSRGSKNAGGGISATTSTVYEDGGEDVAYSV; via the coding sequence ATGTTGCATACATTCGTGGTGTACGTAGAAAACAAACCCGGCGTGTTGAACCGCGTGTCGTCCCTGTTCCGCCGACGCGCGTATAACATCGAGTCGCTGACGGTGGGGCACACCGAAAAGGAAGGTGTCTCGCGCATGACCATCGTCGTGGATACCGATGAAGGTGGCGCGTTTCGCCTGCAAGCCAACCTCTATAAGCTGGTGAACGTGCTCTTAGTAGAGGACATCAGCGCGGCCGCTGCGGTGAAGCGCGATCTGGCGATGATCAAGGTGCAGACGACCGGAGAGAATCGCTCGCATATCCTGCAGTTGGCACACGTGTTTCGCGCTCGGGTGGTGGATGTTGCGCCCGAGTCCATCATCGTCGAGATTACCGGCACTGAGGATAAGATCGATGGCCTGCTGGAGGTTCTGCGCCCTTACGGTGTGCTGGAGATGGTGCGCACCGGGAGGGTAGCCATGTCCCGCGGCAGCAAGAATGCGGGGGGCGGCATCAGCGCGACGACTTCCACGGTGTATGAAGACGGCGGCGAGGACGTGGCCTATTCGGTGTAG